A stretch of the Pyramidobacter piscolens W5455 genome encodes the following:
- the trkA gene encoding Trk system potassium transporter TrkA encodes MKIVVVGAGNVGYTVARTLSAEGRDVVIIERDAETAARLEEEQDVSVVRGNGARPAVLEKAGVVKGGDVDALIACTDRDETNLMACWLGKRAGVRQVLARVRDLEFTDTPDWAEDLGIDVLASPERSLSREIASLLRFNAAVHSSELFNGRAGSFAFRVEADSPICGMSLRELGVKYPGLGAIIVYVERGDDGFVPSGDWTAREGDLCFAVTLHERVPSLMRLFDVEHHKRLSRVIIVGGGKLGTNLAHRLSSNVPRVETTLVEKDLEKCARLAREFPDVKVINGDGMDKDLMLQLGVDKANGVVAATSNDEMNVIIAALANVQEDVKTIAVVRKDVYEDLEGKLPVDVLVNPNKTLASTFLRYIRYPNSAGMLSLIDRIGAEMLEFLLRPGNPAVGKRIMDLNLRKGILIAIIKRGGKYLVPGGAETLLEGDVISVFAMAEMMPEAMRFFKVDQS; translated from the coding sequence ATGAAGATAGTGGTCGTAGGCGCGGGCAACGTGGGGTATACGGTGGCGCGCACCCTGTCCGCCGAAGGGCGGGACGTGGTGATCATCGAGCGCGACGCCGAGACCGCCGCCCGTCTCGAAGAGGAACAGGACGTCAGCGTCGTCCGCGGCAACGGCGCGCGTCCCGCCGTGCTGGAAAAGGCCGGCGTCGTCAAAGGCGGCGATGTGGACGCGCTGATCGCCTGCACCGATCGCGACGAGACGAACCTGATGGCCTGCTGGCTGGGCAAACGCGCCGGCGTGCGGCAAGTGCTGGCGCGCGTCAGGGATTTGGAATTCACCGACACGCCCGACTGGGCCGAAGACCTCGGCATCGACGTGCTGGCTTCGCCGGAACGTTCGCTGTCGCGCGAGATCGCGTCGCTGCTGCGCTTCAACGCCGCCGTCCATTCGTCGGAGCTGTTCAACGGCCGCGCCGGCAGCTTCGCGTTCCGCGTCGAGGCCGATTCGCCGATCTGCGGCATGAGCCTGCGCGAGCTGGGCGTCAAGTATCCGGGGCTGGGGGCCATCATCGTCTACGTGGAACGTGGCGACGACGGCTTCGTGCCCTCCGGCGACTGGACGGCGCGCGAGGGCGACCTGTGCTTCGCCGTGACGCTGCACGAGCGCGTGCCGTCGCTGATGCGGCTGTTCGACGTGGAGCATCACAAACGGCTGTCGCGCGTCATCATCGTCGGCGGCGGCAAGCTGGGGACCAATCTGGCGCACCGTCTCAGCTCCAACGTGCCGCGCGTGGAGACGACGCTGGTCGAAAAGGATCTGGAAAAATGCGCGCGTCTGGCCCGCGAGTTCCCCGACGTGAAGGTCATCAACGGCGACGGCATGGACAAGGATCTGATGCTCCAGCTCGGCGTGGACAAGGCCAACGGAGTCGTGGCCGCCACGTCCAACGACGAGATGAACGTGATCATCGCCGCGCTGGCCAACGTGCAAGAAGACGTGAAAACCATCGCCGTCGTGCGCAAGGACGTGTACGAGGATCTCGAAGGCAAGCTGCCCGTGGACGTGCTCGTCAATCCCAACAAGACGCTGGCGTCCACGTTCCTGCGCTACATCCGCTATCCCAATTCGGCCGGCATGCTCTCGCTGATCGACCGCATCGGCGCGGAGATGCTCGAGTTCCTGCTGCGTCCCGGCAATCCCGCCGTCGGCAAACGCATCATGGATTTGAATCTGCGCAAGGGCATCCTCATCGCCATCATCAAGCGAGGCGGCAAGTACCTCGTGCCCGGCGGCGCGGAAACGCTGCTGGAAGGCGACGTAATCTCCGTCTTCGCCATGGCCGAGATGATGCCCGAGGCGATGCGCTTCTTCAAGGTCGATCAGTCATGA